A stretch of Macadamia integrifolia cultivar HAES 741 chromosome 7, SCU_Mint_v3, whole genome shotgun sequence DNA encodes these proteins:
- the LOC122084785 gene encoding uncharacterized protein LOC122084785, whose protein sequence is MGWNEVESRFDAPQHFWNELKRKEQRYWKEHRVLSAHLATAAWLGNEVANGNDSSHPSDAIHDDAFANPILLEELHDLEVEQEETVSYDQTSVPSTPVESMSRTRGRPRSNASTSREKKKKTGAEKIGSPLKLIASIISGLIQSDPLTDLGKKLNSAIDAIPGLDFQKCFRAKQFLLRNRDSAILFLEAKEEDKMKVLEMVLPDGVANQ, encoded by the exons ATGGGTTGGAACGAAGTAGAATCGAGATTCGATGCGCCCCAACATTTTTGGAATGAATTGAAG agaaaGGAACAAAGGTACTGGAAAGAGCACAGAGTCCTTTCGGCTCATTTGGCAACAGCTGCATGGTTAGGAAACGAAGTCGCTAATGGGAATGATTCAAGTCACCCATCTGATGCTATCCATGATGATGCCTTTGCCAATCCAATCCTTCTTGAGGAGTTACATGACTTGGAGGTTGAGCAGGAAGAAACAGTTTCTTATGATCAGACAAGTGTCCCTTCAACTCCAGTTGAGAGTATGTCCCGAACTCGTGGTAGGCCTCGTTCCAATGCCTCAACTTctagggagaagaaaaagaagaccgGAGCTGAAAAAATAGGGAGTCCTCTCAAGTTGATTGCATCTATTATAAGTGGATTGATCCAGTCTGACCCACTTACTGATCTaggtaaaaaattgaattctGCAATAGATGCAATTCCTGGATTGGATTTCCAAAAGTGCTTTAGGGCAAAACAATTCCTCTTACGAAATAGGGATTCAGCAATCCTTTTCCTAGAAGCAAAAGAGGAAGACAAGATGAAAGTCTTGGAGATGGTGTTGCCAGATGGCGTTGCAAACCAATGA